A single window of Candidatus Hydrogenedentota bacterium DNA harbors:
- a CDS encoding 50S ribosomal protein L25 — protein sequence MKLHELKAKMRSTGQKGFNTQTRLEGNVPSVLYGSDKDNLSISVERSSLEKILQSEKSIHVVLELKFEDNPEANTPVIVKEIQRHPVNSKMRHVDFLRIRLDEKIQSPVAIVLVGRSKGVVEGGIIDQQIREVIVECLPQEIPVQLDVDISDLDIGESIHVANLVVPDSVTIISESTLTIASIHAPRVVEAEVEDDEAAEDTEETESTEEA from the coding sequence ATGAAATTACATGAATTAAAAGCAAAAATGCGGTCGACGGGCCAAAAAGGATTTAACACGCAAACCCGTCTTGAGGGTAATGTTCCATCCGTATTATATGGCAGCGACAAAGACAACCTGTCCATTTCTGTGGAACGCAGCTCCTTGGAAAAAATTCTTCAATCAGAAAAAAGTATTCACGTCGTACTGGAATTGAAGTTTGAAGATAATCCTGAAGCCAATACCCCGGTGATCGTGAAAGAAATCCAGCGTCATCCTGTCAACAGCAAAATGCGGCATGTGGATTTTTTACGTATTCGTCTGGATGAGAAAATTCAGAGTCCCGTCGCTATTGTGCTGGTTGGTCGGTCTAAAGGTGTTGTTGAAGGCGGTATCATTGACCAACAAATTCGTGAAGTTATTGTCGAGTGTCTGCCCCAGGAAATTCCGGTTCAATTAGATGTGGACATTAGCGATTTGGATATCGGCGAAAGCATCCATGTCGCCAATCTGGTTGTGCCCGATAGCGTGACCATTATTTCTGAGTCCACGTTGACCATCGCCTCCATCCATGCGCCGCGCGTCGTAGAAGCTGAAGTTGAAGACGACGAAGCTGCAGAAGATACAGAGGAAACGGAATCCACAGAAGAGGCGTAA
- a CDS encoding aminoacyl-tRNA hydrolase, with translation MKLLIGLGNPGRQYERTRHNAGFVVADRIAEKLQVSFSRVINNALVARAFHAGHSVLLIKPQTFMNLSGQAIGWLARRYGCEPTDMLIFVDDRHLPLGTVRLRAGGGAGGHKGLTSITDILGTTNFNRGRLGIASAKMPQGNLSPFVLGRFTDEEIPVVEKMTEKAASAALFWLEQGIEQAMNQFNPLNPG, from the coding sequence GTGAAATTGCTCATTGGTCTTGGGAATCCGGGCCGACAGTACGAGCGAACCCGCCATAACGCCGGATTTGTGGTGGCGGATCGAATCGCTGAAAAATTGCAGGTGAGCTTTTCACGGGTCATTAATAATGCCTTGGTCGCCCGCGCTTTTCACGCAGGCCATTCCGTGTTATTGATAAAACCCCAGACCTTTATGAATCTGAGCGGTCAAGCCATCGGCTGGTTGGCACGACGCTATGGCTGTGAGCCGACTGACATGTTAATTTTTGTGGATGATCGGCACTTGCCTTTGGGTACGGTACGCCTTCGTGCGGGCGGCGGCGCCGGCGGTCATAAAGGGTTGACATCGATTACTGATATCTTGGGAACTACCAATTTCAACCGTGGACGGTTGGGCATCGCGTCGGCGAAGATGCCCCAAGGAAACCTGTCCCCTTTTGTACTGGGCAGATTTACAGATGAAGAAATTCCGGTTGTCGAAAAGATGACCGAAAAAGCCGCGTCAGCGGCGCTGTTCTGGCTCGAACAGGGCATAGAGCAAGCCATGAATCAATTTAATCCACTTAACCCCGGATAG
- the ilvN gene encoding acetolactate synthase small subunit — protein sequence MSDKKHMISVLVANQFGVLARVSGMFSARGYNISSLCVGETEDPTVSRMTVTVRGDDNVLAQIIQQLNKLVDVMRVEDLTNRSFVERELVMIRVNADQKRRSEVLEIAEIFRGKIVDLDNSTMTVEVTGAHAKVKAFIDMMRSFGIIEMVRTGEIAIARAANSLEKKAIK from the coding sequence ATGTCCGATAAAAAACATATGATCAGTGTTCTGGTAGCGAACCAATTTGGTGTACTTGCCCGCGTGTCCGGCATGTTCAGTGCCAGAGGCTACAACATCTCGAGTTTATGCGTTGGTGAAACGGAAGATCCGACTGTCTCACGCATGACGGTTACGGTACGTGGAGATGATAATGTACTGGCCCAAATCATTCAACAGTTGAACAAACTGGTGGATGTTATGCGCGTTGAAGATTTAACCAACCGCTCATTTGTCGAACGTGAGTTGGTTATGATCCGTGTTAACGCCGACCAAAAACGTCGCAGCGAAGTCTTGGAAATTGCTGAAATTTTTCGCGGCAAAATCGTTGATCTCGACAACAGCACGATGACCGTAGAAGTAACCGGAGCACATGCCAAAGTCAAAGCCTTTATTGATATGATGCGTTCTTTTGGCATTATTGAAATGGTACGTACCGGAGAAATAGCCATTGCCCGTGCGGCAAACAGCTTAGAGAAAAAGGCAATCAAATAA